TCACAGCAAATTGTGCCATTGTCAGACATCCAGTGGTGCCATCTCCCAAGGGAACGCATGGGAAAGAGATGCCGTGGCACAGGTGGCACAGCAGGGAGTCTATAGGGTTTGCAGCTCGGAGCTGGCGGGTGGGAAGACCCAAAGTCCGTGCCATATCGGCGTAAGTCCTCTCCAGTTCAGTATCGCTCACCCTGAGCCGATACTGCCTCCTCTGCTCTTCCTCCAGGTATCTGTTCCTTGCAGGGCAGTCACACGCCGAACCGCAGAACAGCGTGCTCCACTGGTGCCGCACGGTTAGTTTTGTCCAATCAAAGTCTGGGAGGAAGCCATAGAGGAAGGCCAGTCCGCTCTGGAGGGTGCGGCTCTTACCTGTGGTCTCAAGCCACACCTGGCGAGGCGACCAGTCAGAAGGGAGGAAACTGCGGCGCATGTAAGCTTGGTGGAGAAGCTGCCCGTTTCGTAGGTGCTGCACCACACCTGGAAAAATGAGAACAAGATGGTTTGACATTTGACGTAATGAATGCTTCTTCTTAACAGTGTGAAGGGGAACATAAAATGCTTAAGATATTAACTTGTAGATCTTTTGGAGAACTGATCAAAACTACACTGGTTGGAAAGAAATCCACAAAACAAACTCTGAAGCCAACATCTGAAGCCAACATCGGATTAAATGTGATACTGGTAGAAATGCACGAAAATATAAGCACGTCATTtgtatcggcagatattggctttaaaatgaaataacatgcTGAATTCTTCCCtcatcacaaacatttttttattgaagtgAATAAgtacaaaacatttaaactatGTATAAGGGtttcttattttgcaaaatgaatcaATACAACATACACTGAGAAGCATAATAATTTATGTCTCCCTCTGCTGGTGgcccttcacaataaaagtatgCCTAATATGATGacaattccactacagaagagacatGATGATCACTAAGATTAGGAGGGGAAAAGGTGTAGATATTGGTATCCCTTATTGGCCAAATGGGTTGTTTTTATATCGGCATATCTgaaatcagcaacaaaaaaaaaccatatcgtgcatccctagaTACAGGTCCGAAGTTCAGGTCTGGTtgatgataaaaagaaaaacatctggtTCTTTGCCTACCCGTCTGCGTGAGTTCTCCCATCTCACAGGCACTGTGGTTGGGCAGACGTGGAATGGAGCCCAGTGGTGACTCCCAGTGGCTGCTTCCTCCCAGGCCCATGTGACGGATGAATGAGTTCAGCAGGGGGTGTGAGGGCTTCCTATGGGGTAATGAGGGATGAAAAATGTTAAGAGACAGACCTGATCCACAGGTGTGCATTATTTTCAGATAACCATATGGCTTTATCAGTTTACCAAACTTGCACTTGTAGCTTGAAGGCTGCTCACTTCTGCTGCTACAGCTGTGGCAGTTAGTGTGAATAATGATGATCTACTCCAAGGCAGACAAACAGGGTGccacttaaaaaatgattatactGGTAGAAGCAAAATAATCCTCTTCTACCCATAAAGATGGGCAAAAatttacattgattttttttttaaatatacatattttttagtcACATGCTTCCAAACACACTGGGGAGCTTCCTTAAAACCACAGCTTTTACTGTTGGCCTCTGACCGACAGTTCGAGCAGCTGTCTCATCATCCCTATGGTTTTAAAGTCTGTCTGACCTCTTCGCAACAACACATTTTGAGGGACATGCATGATGGAATGAGCCACAAATActtcagaattaaaaaaacaaacaaacaaaaaaacatttcatctaCAACAAATCATATCTGTTTTTCACTTAGATTCAGTACAGTTctcaagcaaaaatgcaaaatatttactggcttcagcttctcaaatgttagaagctgtgtgttttatattttctctatcTAATATCACTGTAAACTTAATCTCccttatatttactttttttacatttaaaaaagtaattatctTTTGTAACAACTGGATTTAACAATTAGTCAATCAGTcaagaaaacatcatattagttaataatgaaaataaacacagtgaGGGGGCATGACATTAATTTATTGTAAGTCtagtaaaaacataatttatgaaGTAATAATAACATCTTCAGTAAGTCATTGCATGTGTGGGCCACTTCCTACATCCACCACCAGGTGTCTCTCCAACACAACACTGCTGGACCACAGCAGTTCAATATGTGTGGGAGGGAATATGGGAGATGGAGatataaaaagatgaaagaatGTGTTGCCTTGGGACACACACTCTCATATTTACACATATACAAACAGCGCACACACACCGACATGCGGGGATGAGGACAGCAAGAGGAGCAGTCGGTGATCTGATAGATTAGAGATGATTGAAGATTACAGTTTAATATAACAAATCTGTGGGAGCTGCAGCTCAGCTCGCTCAGATTAAAGgagcgtgcgcacacacacacacacacatacacacaagcacagttTCCATAGTGATCATGGACTGGTTCAGGAAAACGGCATAAAAAAAACGACCTTCTGGCATTACACTTAAATCGAGCTTTTGATTGTTGTAACTGACCAAACACAACACGTAAACATAATCTGGCAGCGACAGCCTCCACCTACAGGGACAATCAGCTACATTCCTGCTGCACAATTTCCCTGTTTTGTCCAAATATAAAGCTTCAAAGCACTACTCTAGTTTCAGATCGCTTTTGAAAACACTCGcctacattttctgtttttgagaacattgtttctttttgttgtcaCGTTGCATGAGCAGCTGTTGTCACTATCTATCCACTTTTGCTTGAAATATTTCACTTGCACAGAAATATATGCACCACAAGGCACATGGGAGTGGTGAAATGAGTTGAGATATTGTGCCAACCAGTGCGCCATTCTGCTCTGTCATCAGCAGATCAGTTTGCTGAGGGGAGTTTGGGGCAATCTAGATTTAATTGGCTACAGTGGGAGATGTAGACGTCGGCGGATGGGGACACGAGTGTGGACAAAGAGCCAGCCAGGCTGTCTATTAGGATGATTGTTGCTAACCAAAGATTACACAGCCCAATTACATTAAGCGGGGATTATTATCACTGGATAGGACAGGGAGAGAGATtagaggggagggaggaaggaatGGAGAGATGGGGAGAAAGAGGTAGTATAAATGAGGGGGAGgaataaacagaaaagcaaaTGAGATGATGTGGTTGAAACTCGGGGAGAGTGCAAGACAGAGATTAAAGTAAATAGCAGGcagaaagacaacaacaacaacaaaaaactagaCAAAGACTGCATTGGTGGAAGAtgaagaggggagagagagaggagatgttCCCTGCTACAGAGAGCTCAGTTAACCGCAGACGGAGACAGTGGGTCGGCAAGCTGgtgccagcacacacacacacacaccacacacacacaacacacacacacacacgctgagcTCTCTCTAAGGATCCAGCCTTGGGCATATGCTAGTTGAGATCCCTGTAATTACACCCTGGTCTAAATAAAAAGACTACATTATTATgagaacacacagaaatatttagTAAGCTTTTAATATTCAATCTccctgcaaaccacaaataatcCTAACACACTTTGTATCTGAACTCATTTGGCCTCagtgctgtgtttctgtgtaccTTCATTCTCCTCAAAACCTAAGTCTGTCTTAAATAGCACTGCTATTAAAGAGTCTACAGACATGCTAGCAGCTCCCTGAGGCTGTAATTGAGCACAGGGGTGTTTTGAGCTGAATGCTAACCTCAGCATGCCAACATGTTTACAgtaaatgtgtttccattcaccagtttttatgtgaatttttcatttgtgcattaaaaaaacatattgcgaGACACATATTATGGAAAAGTTGATGtatcaaaaaaatgcaacaaagtgTTATGGAAACAGACAAATCATGACAGAAATCAAACGCGACCTAAAATACCACAGAAGTTTCCATTTCActgaagagagaggaaaatggTGGCAGACACAAACATCAGATCTGAGTGGAGTGACGAAGAGACGGTAGCTTTCCTCCAATGAAAACAtcaagcaaacagaaaaaaagccacaatTTCATCTTGTTTTACACATGCTTTCCTGCTGTTCGGCCGGCCCTCTTTCTATTACATCATCTCATTATGCCTTTCTTCTGCAAAAGTTTAATGCTACCTGACAGGAAAATTTGTGTTTATCTTGATGAGCCAACTCCTAATTATGGTAGTGAATggaagttgggtttttttgccaatatattaCGAAAATTTGGTCAAAATTTGCGTTCATTTGGATGGAAACCTGATTAAAAACACTTCTAGTATGTTTATGTGGAAAAGATAAATGTGCCAAATCTTTTTCGTATTTGTTGACGTTTCGCTCTGAACCAGACATGTCAAAGTTATGGTGGCACTACAGAGAAAATCAGAACTTCGTAAAAATCATTACGGATACATCCTATGGGGCCGATGAATGCCCATATAAACTTTAATGGTAACCCATCCAGTATTGTTGACACATTGTAGTCCGAACCAAACTGACAGACCACCATCCCTAGCACCATACCGCTAGGCTAAAACAACAGGAGAGTAATTTTGGCATCCAATAATATAAAAGGATCTTATACCTAATCGGAATTCATCACCTGGGAACTATAAAGGAAAGTATTAGGTATCATATTCTTTTAATAACATTACctgtatgcatgtatgttaTTGTGTCGTGGTTGTGTATTAAATTTAGCCCTAGACACAACTGGTTTCATAATggcaaaccaaaaaaaacacaccccatgagcaaaaaataaaatatttttagcaaATATATGACAGCCACCTTACCAACAGGTTCATATGTGCTAGGTTTTCACTTAAAGTCCCCCTTTCAGACATCTTTATACTATTTatactattatattatattatatttatactaTTATACtaatatataatttaacatTGTATTTCCCATTACTGCTGCTTGcatgtgcttttgctttttGCGTTCTCCAGCTTTCTCTGGTTACAGGAGTTACAGGAAACATGGGTGAGATTCAGGCATGGGCTACAAGCCTGAGCCTCATCAGACCCGGATTCAAATGAAAAGTGCACCAAAATCAGCAACTCGCAGACGAATCCAAACACTAAGCATAGTGAacacctttttttgcttttgctgtttgttAGCTTGTAGACTCACTGGCTGCGGCTGACATTGGGTTAGCGTTTGATAAAACCATAATATCTGCTACAGTTGGTTTTCTGGTAATGGAAGGAAGCTCAAGAGTCTGGTTTACATTCAAAAACTACACTCTCTACCACGCATGCTGTCAAAACTTCCACTATGCTAATGCTTATTCTTTAAGTCCACTTGAGGTTTCTTCACCGGTGTTGTTTTGAAGTCGGTTCTGCTGTCATCGTGTGCATCCTGTATTAGACAGTGACTGGCTTTTGTATTAGTGCCGTAACTAGTCAAGCTTGCAGGCGTATGTTTGGATCTCACATTTTTGGGAAGTGCACAGTCATCGCCTCCTTCAGCggaggaatgtgaaaacacctctctaGTGCACAGTCAgtaaggtcaaggtcacacaTTTTAGGGGATATAGCTGtaagaaaatcacatttttgagtggagggAGACGTTAATAGTTTTACTATTGAGTAAAAATGTCTTACCCTactacacacccacacacacacacacactttgatgtACTCACATCAAGGTGGGAGCGCAGTACAGCAGCCTGAGGATACAATTGTTGGCCACAGAACAGCTCCCTGAGCAAAGGGAGGAGATGTTAGCTCATAGGCACATCAGCGCTCCTTTAGTCGGTGGAGGCAAGAGTCAATTCAATTTCTGTCAGTTTCTGAATGGAACCCACCGTCCATCATATAAGAGGCTTGTGTGCTGTATGAACGTCCTTCAGCTCGAGTTCAGAGATCAAGAGCACAGACAATATCTAATAATTAGATGTCCACAGCAGATCAGCTGCATCCTATCAATCTGAAATGCAACTGTGTGTCACTGTGCCAGTTCTAAAGATTACAGCGCGCCCGCTCCGTCCAGATGTGCAAAGCCGATGTGGCTGCGGCGAAAGCTTTGTGCGACATTAAGTCATTGGCTAAATCTGAACTCAGGTACGCGGCCCAAAAAAGGGATTGGCAACAGGGAATTTATTGACCACATGGTCAAGATAAATTATCTAAGAGGATGTGTTTGCACACATAAAAACCATCCCACCAAAATAAATACTCAAAAATAGCAGTTTGTCATCATAGCACATATGTGTGTATCCACATGAAGCATTTGCAAACATTTCACTCAATATCCACACAAAGAAACCGGTTGTGAAAGTGCTGATTTTAGACTTCTTTTGAAGCTGAAATACTGAGGCAACCTGGCTTTTAATAACTTCCTATCAGGAACTCTCATCTCACCCTCTTAAAAAGTGTGCAGAGCCAAAGTGAGCAGAGCCAGACTgctaatggtaaaaaaaagaagctaaaatacAGATGAGAGAAGGGAGGATAATGAATTAAAGATGATTAACAGTATTAACAATTGAGCTTGTATGTGTTTTCCAACCACATTTCTGTTGCCTCAACCAGAGCTGCTCAGTGAGCACGTTGCTTAAATCAAGCGAGATAAGACCCCTCATAACTCTGCTTCAacagagtgcacacacacatgtaaatgtgtttgcatttatatgtgtgtatcCATCTGCACCAAagcacagcagcacagatgTAGCAAAGCAAACCCACCCGCTACTGCTGACACATGCAATAACACTGGGAAACCACTATTAAATTCTTCCATGTAATGCCTACACATGCACTGATATTTTGAATGTAGAACAAATTCATTACTCTTTCCTGCAAGCTTcacaaataccacaaaaacaGAATGTAGAACTGAGCTCCTTTTCTGACAGCTGCTATCAAGCCGGCGGTTTTTGTAGGAGGATATGAGAAGCTGTTGCAGTAATTGGTGTCTCACTCGCTCTGACTCTCCAGCAGGTCTCCTTGTTAGGCATTACACAGAGCTAGCTGGGGCTCTGCTCCGGAAGCCAGTTTAAATCCCGGTGGCATTTCTGTGCCCTTAACTCTGACCTGGATTAATTGAAACTGTGGGAGAAAAGCCTTTATCTCCAGACTTGAGAACCCAAAGAAAAGTGAAACAGTGCTCCTCATTAagcttttcatttctttcctgTTTGTGGTCTTCATAGTATTACTTAACTCAAGCATGATGAAGCAAATTACCATGAACACCTTGCAATATGATGTAATTAAATGTAACAATGtcatagggttttttttatttgtttatttttaaactcaacATATCTGTTGTTTAAATGGGGATGTGTATTGCCCCTTTTGCAGTGTGTTGAGTTTCCTCAGGACGCTATATAATTTCAACAAGATCTTTCTCAATTCCAGAACAcacaatcactttttttaagaaTCCTGTCGTACTATAATCGTGCCACTTTGAGGAATTACACATTACTCAATCTTTAGGGTCGCAGATACATTTTTATCGTGTCATAAGTGGCAGAATAAAATGCATGACAATGCtatgatatgtgtgtgtttgtgtagtatttaaacagtttgtgtgtctgttggtTGAACACCAGTATGATGTTTGTTAGCTTTTAtcacttaataataatataaaatttacTTAATCtatatagcacttttaaaaacacagtttacaaagtgctttgacaaacaaagcaaagcagaaatggaatacatAGACAACGATACAGAAACAGAAGGCCAAACAGTCCTATTCCCTACAAGAGACGAAACTAGGGTAGAGTTTGGATTAAATTTAAACCAGAGGCCAAATAATGAAAGACACAGGACATATTATGTCAATTTAAAGTAATACAAagaaatggacaaaccaaataaaattaaattatgtcaTTGTTTTAGCCGTGATTACTGACATTATATTCCTAGCTGTGTTTCCAAAAGTCTGTCGTAACTATGTTTTATGAGatttgtatatttgtaattGCGCCACCTCACCCATGATTAAATGACCTCAGCTGTCTTTCAGTCACGTGATTGTTGACATGTATTTAAGATGGCGACTCAATAGAAAACTCGTAAGTATGAGGAAGAGCGTTTTGGCTCGAAACGTCACttatttttgcagaataaaatcctttaaggggaGCCCCGCTGTGCGGACctccattttttcacatttcagttaCCATGCTGGACTTACGTAAATGTAGTTGTGACAAGTGAGTAGTGATTTTTGATAACAAAACCCCATCTGTCATGCACCAGGCACTCAAACAGAACATATCATACACATTTAGAtttcatatacattttaaatgtatggtTTGTAGGGGTGTCTATCAGCAGTATATAAATGTAGATGTGGTAATTCATGATGTACTTTTGTAAGCTTGTGTACagggaaaacaacaaatttCTCTTTTGGGTcttgaaactgaaaaacattaCTGCTCTAAAAGTTAAGGGTTGACATGGCCAAGAATTCAGGTAAAAAGATTCATTTCAACATCTTCACTCCCTCCGAAAATTAGAGGGAAACAGCATAAACGGAGGAACACTACAGGGATGAACATCATATCTTTGTATTGGTATGAGTTTTACCAGGACGCAAAAATGCTACGtgttgtacttttattatatatattgtagtaaatgtgtgtgtgtgtacctgctggAGGACAAGGTGCAGTCGATGGCGGGCCGTTTGGTCT
The DNA window shown above is from Plectropomus leopardus isolate mb chromosome 5, YSFRI_Pleo_2.0, whole genome shotgun sequence and carries:
- the pxylp1 gene encoding 2-phosphoxylose phosphatase 1 isoform X4, giving the protein METATHFTTSLRPNGPPSTAPCPPAGSCSVANNCILRLLYCAPTLMKPSHPLLNSFIRHMGLGGSSHWESPLGSIPRLPNHSACEMGELTQTGVVQHLRNGQLLHQAYMRRSFLPSDWSPRQVWLETTGKSRTLQSGLAFLYGFLPDFDWTKLTVRHQWSTLFCGSACDCPARNRYLEEEQRRQYRLRVSDTELERTYADMARTLGLPTRQLRAANPIDSLLCHLCHGISFPCVPLGDGTTGCLTMAQFAVIRRQQLDDEVDRRRVGLYHKYAILAMHPYLNRTAAKMERVAKDSEAGRQPRAGGEEVFTLSSAHDVTVAPLLSALGLEEARFPRFAARVVFELWKSPPATQGQTKKKAGKGDKSKGKDGELFIRVLYNGEDVTFHTTFCRSHDRHANQPLCPLKNFLSFVRKDMFSVLNASSYQEACSKRAG